The following is a genomic window from Calliphora vicina chromosome 5, idCalVici1.1, whole genome shotgun sequence.
CTGGTACtagattttcgaaattgttgCTCAATTTCTGCAGAGTGTCGTCTGAGAACGACATCAATTCGGTTTTGCTGCGACCACAAACCATGCGTACATCTTGTGGCAGTTCTTTTAAAATAGCCACAACTTCTAAATGATTCATGCCAAAGAGACGTTGACCATTAACTTCAAGTAGTTCATCACCGGCCCTTAATTTGCCATTGACACCCACGGGACCATCAGCCAAAATGGAACGTATATAATGATGTGGTCTCACTTCACGCCCTCCCTCAACATCTACAGTACCCTCTAGAGAAATGCCTAATCCGCCAACAGGGAACTTTTTAATTTGAGCCACAATAACATCAACATCTGGACCTACATTTTTCTTCCATTTACGTATGATTTCTTGTTCGGTATCGGGTGTAAGATCGGGATCTGTGTAATACTTTTGGCGAGTAAgaagaatattatttttggcATGTAATGGCtcctaataaaaaaatagaaaacaaacaattgaatatacaattcaCAATTATTAGTTAAAAAGTCATGTTCCTCTTACCATTAAGTCATGTTGTTCTGATTCTGGTGCAGACAAAATGTCAGATGTTATAATTTTGGTTGGCTGTTCATCATGTAATGATATAATGCTCTTGTCAACTCCAAATGTAGATAAATTCGTAGTCGTTGTAATGGTACTACTGGTATTTCCCGATGTCAAAGTAAAGCTTTCCGGTTCAGtagcaaaaatatttacttCATTCGAGGGTAAAGTTTCACGTCCAGATAAGAATGATAAATCTGTAGTGGCAGTAGACGAACGCAGAGGGGTTATGGAACTGGATGGCAAATGAGCAGTGGTACTACGTGACGGTGTAGAAGGGACTGATGGAATTTTATCGTTGGCTGCAATGGCCTGTTGTAGTTGCTCATACTTGGGACCTCGAAGGTAACGTTCTAGCCGTAAGTTTACCACCTGACCAGATTGTTTAAGCAGTTCAACTGCTTGATGGTTAGAAAAACCTTGCAGCGACTGACCATCTACTTCAATGATGCGATCGTTGACCCGAATACGTCCATTAAGGTCGGCCGCCGAACCAGGAGAAACACTTTTCACAAAAATACCAGAAAGTTCTTCTTTTTCACATACATATCCTGCAATGGTTATGCCTAAACCATTGGCATCTTTGGTCAATTCAACTTGTAGCTTTTCCGTTTCAGGTAATTCCAGCAAATCGATAATGGGCTGTTTACCACGATAAACAAAACGCTCATCTTCGGTTGTTGTCTGTGGAGTGGAAGCATTAGAGCTTTCACCAAATATTTCCGGATAACCAGTAGAAATTAAATACCGCTCAAGTTCAGCTCTGTCCACCAGTACTCGAGCAGGCACAACAGCACTGCCAGGCTCTAAATTCAGACCAATGGGTGAAGGATGCTCAATAGCCCGACCGACCACCAATCGCACATGGGTACCGGACTGTCTAAGTACAGTTGCTACTTGTTCAGACACCATTTCCTGTAGGTTAACGTCGCCGATTTGTAGTATGTGATCACCAGAACGTAAACGACCATCTCTATCCGCAACTCCACCGGGCAATATAGTTTTAACAATCACTCCCGATGTTCTAGCACCAATAATACCAAATCCCAAGCCGGTGCCATCATTTACCAGCTCTATGGCCTGTATTTGCAC
Proteins encoded in this region:
- the Patj gene encoding patj homolog, with the translated sequence MHLSADISSALQQIEAVKRGIDESDDPKLQSQTGDSLKTILDILQDPVFRTIVHVQDSLSELNAQLTQHPSMLPNDFDIDMAGNLVLSVNGGDVMYEFDERLSTPLNSASGPNSPGSSKAAADIVDPSLVQHTKMPSLSGVELFPTDYVQIQAIELVNDGTGLGFGIIGARTSGVIVKTILPGGVADRDGRLRSGDHILQIGDVNLQEMVSEQVATVLRQSGTHVRLVVGRAIEHPSPIGLNLEPGSAVVPARVLVDRAELERYLISTGYPEIFGESSNASTPQTTTEDERFVYRGKQPIIDLLELPETEKLQVELTKDANGLGITIAGYVCEKEELSGIFVKSVSPGSAADLNGRIRVNDRIIEVDGQSLQGFSNHQAVELLKQSGQVVNLRLERYLRGPKYEQLQQAIAANDKIPSVPSTPSRSTTAHLPSSSITPLRSSTATTDLSFLSGRETLPSNEVNIFATEPESFTLTSGNTSSTITTTTNLSTFGVDKSIISLHDEQPTKIITSDILSAPESEQHDLMEPLHAKNNILLTRQKYYTDPDLTPDTEQEIIRKWKKNVGPDVDVIVAQIKKFPVGGLGISLEGTVDVEGGREVRPHHYIRSILADGPVGVNGKLRAGDELLEVNGQRLFGMNHLEVVAILKELPQDVRMVCGRSKTELMSFSDDTLQKLSNNFENLVPASDRLVKAKSDGNLATTSPTNEDSFKLKSRSLEPLTGLAMWSSEPQIIELIKGDRGLGFSILDYQDPMDSNDCLIVIRSLVPGGVAQLDGRLIPGDRLLFVNNINLENATLDQAVQALKGASKGIVRIGVAKPLPMTDTSLKASSANTSQIGSELDHEDNTTSAAKVGEFKSLPTSGNTMDNSEPDLISNWRK